The Canis lupus familiaris isolate Mischka breed German Shepherd chromosome 27, alternate assembly UU_Cfam_GSD_1.0, whole genome shotgun sequence genome window below encodes:
- the RAPGEF3 gene encoding rap guanine nucleotide exchange factor 3, producing the protein MVLKRMHRPRSCSYQLLLEHQRPSRIQGLRWTPLTDSEESLDFSESLEQASTERVLRAGKQLHRHLLATSPTLIRDRKYHLRLYRQCCSGRELVDGILALGLGVHSRSQAVGICQVLLDEGALCHVKHDWTFQDRDTQFYRFPGPEPEPAGVHELEEELVEAVALLSQRGPDALLTVALRKPPGQRTDEELDLIFEELLHIKAVAHLSNSVKRELAAVLLFEPHSKAGTVLFSQGDKGTSWYIIWKGSVNVVTHGKGLVTTLHEGDDFGQLALVNDAPRAATIILREDNCHFLRVDKQDFNRIIKDVEAKTMRLEEHGKVVLVLERASQGAGPSRPPTPGRNRYTVMSGTPEKILELLLEAMRPDSSAHDPTETFLSDFLLTYSVFMPSAQLCAALLHHFHAEPSGGSEQEHSTYICNKRQQILRLVSQWVALYGPMLYTDPVATGFLQKLSDLVSRDTRLCILLREQWPERRRHHRLENGCGNASPQMKARNMPVWLPGQDQPLLCSNRAIRVGDKVPYDICRPDHSVLTLKLPVTASVREVMAALAQEDGWTKGQVLVKVNSAGDAIGLQPDARGVATSLGLNERLFVVNPQEVHELTPHPEQLGPTVGSAEGLDLVSAKDLAGQLTDHDWNLFNSIHQVELIHYVLGPQHLRDVTTANLERFMRRFNELQYWVATELCLCPVPGLRAQLLRKFIKLAAHLKEQKNLNSFFAVMFGLSNSAISRLAHTWERLPHKVRKLYSALERLLDPSWNHRVYRLALTKLSPPIIPFMPLLLKDMTFIHEGNHTLVENLINFEKMRMMARAVRMLHHCRSHSNVPLSPLRSRVSHLHEDSQAARTSTCSEQSLSTRSAASTWAYVQQLKVIDNQRELSRLSRELEP; encoded by the exons ATGGTGCTGAAGAGGATGCACCGGCCCCGAAGCTGTTCCTACCAGCTGCTGCTCGAGCACCAGCGTCCCAGCCGCATCCAGGGGCTCCGCTGG ACGCCACTCACCGACAGCGAGGAGTCCCTGGATTTCAGCGAGAGCCTGGAGCAG GCCTCCACGGAGAGGGTGCTCAGGGCGGGGAAGCAGCTGCATCGACACCTCCTGGCCACCTCTCCGACCCTTATCCGAGACCGGAAATACCACCTTCGGCTCTATCG GCAGTGCTGCTCTGGCCGGGAGCTCGTGGATGGCATCTTGGCCCTGGGCCTCGGGGTCCACTCCCGGAGCCAGGCCGTTGGAATCTGCCAGGTGCTGCTGGATGAAGGTGCCCTCTGCCATG TGAAACACGACTGGACCTTCCAGGACCGAGATACCCAATTCTACCGATTTCCCGGGCCGGAGCCAGAGCCCGCGGGCGTCCAcgagctggaggaggagctggtCGAGGCCGTGGCCCTGCTCTCCCAGCGGGGCCCCGACGCCCTGCTCACCGTGGCCCTGCGAAAGCC CCCGGGTCAGCGCACGGACGAGGAGCTGGACCTCATCTTTGAGGAGCTGCTGCACATCAAGGCTGTGGCCCATCTCTCCAACTCG GTGAAGCGGGAATTAGCGGCAGTTCTGCTCTTTGAACCGCACAGCAAAGCGGGGACCGTGT TGTTCAGCCAGGGAGACAAGGGCACCTCGTGGTACATCATCTGGAAGGGATCTGTCAACGTGGTGACCCATGGCAAG GGGCTGGTGACCACCCTGCATGAGGGAGATGACTTTGGGCAGCTGGCTCTGGTGAACGACGCGCCCCGGGCGGCCACCATCATCCTGCGAGAAGACAACTGTCATTTCCTTCGCGTGGACAAGCAGGACTTCAACCGTATCATCAAG GATGTGGAAGCCAAGACCATGAGGCTAGAAGAACATGGCAAAGTGGTGTTGGTACTGGAGAGAGCCTCTCAGGGTGCCGGCCCTTCTCGCCCCCCGACCCCAGGCAGGAACCG GTATACGGTGATGTCTGGCACCCCAGAGAAGATCCTAGAACTGCTGTTGGAGGCCATGCGACCTGATTCCAGTGCTCATGACCCAACAG AGACATTCCTCAGTGACTTCCTCCTGACCTACAGCGTCTTCATGCCCAGTGCCCAGCTCTGTGCTGCCCTCCTGCACCA CTTCCACGCGGAGCCCTCGGGAGGCAGTGAGCAGGAGCACAGCACCTACATTTGCAACAAAAGGCAGCAGATCCTGCGGCTGGTCAGCCAGTGGGTGGCCCTGTATGGCCCCATGCTCTACACCGACCCCGTGGCCACCGGCTTTCTCCAG AAACTCTCAGACCTGGTGAGCAGAGACACCCGGCTTTGCATCCTGCTGCGGGAGCAGTGGCCAGAGAGGCGGCGACACCACAG GTTGGAGAACGGCTGTGGGAATGCATCTCCTCAGATGAAG GCCAGGAACATGCCTGTTTGGCTCCCCGGCCAGGACCAGCCCCTCCTCTGCAGCAACCGTGCCATTCGAGTCGGGGACAAAG TCCCCTATGACATTTGCCGGCCGGACCACTCGGTGCTCACCCTGAAGCTGCCCGTGACGGCCTCGGTGAGAGAGGTGATGGCAGCGTTGGCCCAGGAGGATGGCTGGACCAAGGGGCAGGTGCTGGTGAAGGTCAACTCTGCAGGTG ATGCCATTGGCCTGCAGCCGGATGCCCGTGGTGTGGCCACATCCCTGGGGCTCAACGAGCGGCTCTTTGTTGTCAACCCACAGGAAGTGCATGAGCTG ACCCCACACCCCGAGCAGCTGGGGCCCACCGTGGGCTCTGCTGAGGGCCTGGACCTGGTGAGCGCCAAGGACCTGGCGGGCCAGCTGACGGACCACGACTGGAACCTCTTCAACAGTATCCACCAG GTGGAGCTGATCCACTATGTGCTGGGCCCCCAGCATCTGCGGGACGTCACCACTGCCAACCTGGAGCGTTTCATGCGCCGCTTCAACGAGCTACAGTACTGGGTGGCCACAgagctgtgtctctgccctgtgCCGGGCTTGCGGGCCCAGCTGCTCAGGAAGTTCATCAAGCTGGCTGCCCA CCTCAAGGAGCAGAAGAATCTCAATTCCTTCTTCGCTGTCATGTTTGGCCTCAGCAACTCGGCCATCAGCCGCCTGGCCCACACCTGGGAG cGGCTGCCCCACAAAGTCCGGAAGCTGTACTCGGCCCTCGAGAGGCTGCTG gaccctTCGTGGAACCACCGAGTCTATCGACTGGCCCTCACCAAGCTCTCCCCTCCCATCATCCCCTTCATGCCTCTTCTTCTCAAAG ACATGACCTTCATCCATGAGGGGAACCACACACTGGTGGAGAATCTCATCAACTTTGAGAAGATG AGAATGATGGCCAGAGCCGTGCGGATGCTGCACCACTGCCGAAGCCACAGCAACG tgcccctctCACCACTCAGAAGCCGCGTATCCCACCTCCACGAGGACAGCCAGGCAGCAAGGACATCCACGT GCTCCGAGCAGTCCCTGAGCACCCGGAGCGCAGCCAGCACCTGGGCGTACGTCCAGCAGCTGAAGGTCATCGACAACCAGCGGGAGCTGTCCCGCCTGTCCCGCGAGCTGGAGCCGTGA